The Episyrphus balteatus chromosome 4, idEpiBalt1.1, whole genome shotgun sequence genome includes a window with the following:
- the LOC129918242 gene encoding uncharacterized protein LOC129918242, with the protein MKTDLKSKLMESFQMKDLGEARFILGMQVQRDRGNGTISIDQEQYIKEILQRFGMMDSNPVSTPVDLNQIISKEMCPKNAEKTAEMKNVPYQEAIGCIMFAAQVTRPDLSFPVSCLSRYNQNPGKSHWNAIKRIFRYLKGTINTKLVFNKNSSNNLLGYCDADWASDTDERLSTTGYVFKLQGAAISWSTKRQPTVALSTTEAEYMYVISDPRSFVVTTSLR; encoded by the coding sequence AtgaaaacggacttgaaatcaAAGCTGATGGAAAGTTTCCAAATGAAAGACCTAGGAGAAGCGCGTTTCATACTGGGTATGCAAGTACAGCGCGATCGAGGTAATGGTACCATCTCAATTGACCAGGAGCAATACATTAAAGAGATCCTTCAGCGATTTGGAATGATGGATTCCAACCCAGTTTCAACTCCAGTTGACCTCAACCAGATTATTTCTAAAGAAATGTGTccaaaaaatgcggaaaaaaCTGCAGAAATGAAAAATGTGCCATATCAAGAAGCCATCGGGTGCATAATGTTCGCTGCTCAGGTTACACGTCCAGACTTATCGTTTCCCGTTAGCTGTTTGAGCCGATATAACCAAAACCCTGGTAAGTCACATTGGAATGccattaaaagaatttttcgtTATTTAAAGGGCACCATCAACACAAAACTGGTGTTTAACAAAAATAGTAGCAACAATCTCCTGGGCTACTGCGATGCTGACTGGGCTTCGGATACAGACGAGAGGCTATCAACAACCGGATACGTATTCAAGCTGCAGGGTGCTGCAATTTCCTGGAGCACCAAAAGGCAACCTACTGTTGCATTGTCAACCACAGAAGCTGAGTATATGTATGTCATCAGCGACCCAAGAAGCTTTGTGGTTACAACGTCTCTTAGGTGA